TAATCTTTCAGGGGGGCAATCAAATCCAATTTTTTTAGCTCGCGCATTGCATCAGCAAAAGCGCCAACCCCAGGTAAAATAACAGCATCAGCAGCAAAAAGCTCTTGTTGGGAGGCTGTAATCTGAGCATCCATTCCAGCACACTCACAGGCCAGTTTAACGCTAAACAAGTTCCCCAGTCCATAATCTACAATTGCAATGCGTACTTTGCGATCAGGCACCGGCAGTTTCCTTTTGCAATCGGCAGTCAACCCCACGCTCTAGCAAGTATTCTTTGATTTGGCGAATCGTTGTTCCCGTAATATTTTTGCGCCCAAATTCGCCGCGCTTGCCTTGTAAAAATTCGATATTGCCTTCCGTCTGATAATCGCCTTCGCGATATTGATATTCATGGATAAATTCATAATGCAACATTGAAGCCAGGCTAACCGCATCGGCATAGCCATCAGCAATGACAGCATAAATATGCTCCAGTTGGCCTGCGCCGCCCAGAGCAATCACGGGGATGGATACGGCCTGTGCAATCTGGCGGGTTAATTCCAGATCGTAACCCTTGCCTGTACCTTCTTGATCAATTGAAGTGACCAGCAGTTCACCTGCGCCCAGATCAGCGGCGCGCAAGGCCCATTCATAGGCATCAACGCCGGTGCTTTCTCGGCCATAATCCACATAGGTTTCGTATTTTCCACTTGCCTGTTTAATCGCCTCAATAGAAACTACTATAGTTGATGAACCAAAAGCCAACGCCGCAGCGCGGATCAGCTCTGGGGTATTGACGGCTGCGGTGTTGATGGCAACCTTGTCTGCTCCGGCGCGCAAAACAGTACGAATATCTTCCACACTTCGTAGGCCGCCGCTTACCGTCAGGGGGATAAAAATTTCGCTTGCAGTACGTTCAATAATCTCCAGCAAGCTGTTACGGCCATAAAGACTGGCTACCGCATCCTGATAGATCAGTTCATCAGCCCCATTTTGATAATAAAAGCGTGCAAAATCTTCGGGACGTCCCAATACACGCAATCCTTCCAAATGAACACCTTTAACTAGATTAGGGCCTTTAATATCCAGTCTGGGTATGATACGAATATTCAACTACTCTCCTCCATGCAAACGACGTGCCGGAACACCTACCACAACAGTGTTGGGTGAAACATCTTCCACTACCACCGCGCCAGCTCCGATAATAGCCTTCTCGCCAATTATAAGTCCCTGGCGGACAACTGCACCAATGCCAATATGTGCGCCTTTCTCCACCCGAACTGCGCTCGCCAACAACGCGCCTGGGGCAATATGAACATGATCTCCAATCATACAATCATGTTCAACAACTGCATTGGTATTGACAATCACATTCTGGCCTAAGCGTGAGCAGGTGTTGACAACAGCCCCAGCCATGATGATTGCGCCCACGCCAATTTCTGCGGTAGAAGATATTATCGCGCGAGGGTGGATCACGCGAAGCGGCTGCATATTATACTGCAATGCTTTTTCATAGAGACGCTGGCGCGGCAGATTATTGCCTGCACCGCCCAGGCCGATAAAAAAATGTATGCTATTATCCTGTACCAACGCTGGAAGCAAGTCATCTCCTCCTAGAACAGGAACACCCAAAACATCCAGGCCGTGTAATTCCGGCCCGGGGTCCAGCAATCCCACCAAATCATAGGATTCATTAGAACGAAGAATCTCGATAATAACTCTGGCATGCCCCCCAGCCCCCAATCCGATCACCTTCACAGTCATAATATATCCTTTACATTATCACAAAGGTTTTGAGAATCACTGTGGTAGCTGCCCACATTCAGGGGTTTCTCACGCAGTTCCCAAACAGCCAATCACAATCCAGGCAAATAATTCTAAATTGCCCGTGGACAGGATACAGTTATCGAATATCCGGATCTCCCCCAAAATCATAGAATTGTTTGACGATCAGCTTTTCGTCAAACTGGGCTTTTTTGAGCGCCGCGATGATGATTTGGGCTGCTTCGCCCTCGCGATAGGGATTCTTCATTCCACGCAGATCGGCGCGGAACTGCGGCGAAAGCGCCAGCCGAATGCCATCCAGGACAGCTTCCCGGGGATATTCAACATCGATGACATTCGCTCCGCGCACGCGTCCGGCCTGGCGTGTCCCTAAATTGACCACCGGGAGTTCAAATGATGCCGCTTCAATGATGCCGCTCGACGAGTTACCAACCATAGCGGCTGCATGAGCCATCATGCTGAAATAACCCTGTGTTCCCAAATTATGGATCATGTAAGCATTTGAGTGAGCATCAACGAAGTCTGCCAACATTCGCGCTATGACACGCCCTCCAGTATCAGCGTTGGGCTGCGAAAAAACTACGGGAAGGTTCACTATTTTGAGAGCGGCTAGCAGTTCTGCCGTCTGCCATTCTGCGTGTTCATATTCCAGAGTAACCGGATGGTAGGTTACCACTAGAAAATTTATTTCATCATATGGGATGCCGAACTGCGCGAACAATTCTTCACGAGTGAGCAACTGAATATGTCTCAAGTTGTCCAAACCGGGCGCTCCCGAAACAGTGACGCGCCACGGCTCTTCGCCCAGTTGAATCACCCGCCGAGCATATTCTTGTGTGCTGACAAAGTGCAAATGACTCAATTTGGTCATCGAGTGTCGCAGAGCATCATCGATGGCGCCCTGGGTGATTTCGCCACCGTGAATATGGGCCACCGGTATCTTGAAGGGCAATGCCGCCAGAGCTGCGGCATGCATCTCAAAGCGATCGCCCAGCACGATCAGGATATCCGGGCGAGAACGGGCAAAAGCCTGCGAAAAACCAATCATTCCCAGCCCAATAGTTTTAGCTACCCCCTCGGGCGTATCGGATGACAATGACATCTCGATCTGCTCGTCAATTCGAAAGCCATCCGCGCGGATCTGTTGTACCGTCATACCAAATTCAGGAGAAAGATGCATCCCGGCAACAATGAGATGCAATCTCAGCTCAGGGTCAGCTTGTATTTGGTGTAATAATGGCACATAAATACCGTAATCCGAGCGTCCTACGGTAACAACGCCAATAATTCTCATAGCTCAACATCATCTTCCAGAACCAGCTCTCCTGACCGCACAACCCTTCGTAAACGACGACCTACGAAAGCTGTTATTCGTGCAGGAGAAATTCCGGTTCCTGGGCGCAAAGCAATCAGATGATCCCGGGTAATGATTGTACCCGGAGAAAGCATCTCTTTCCAATGCAAACTTCGACGGCCAATATCGGCAACAGAGATTTCAGATGCAACAGGCTGTT
The genomic region above belongs to Chloroflexota bacterium and contains:
- the hisF gene encoding imidazole glycerol phosphate synthase subunit HisF → MNIRIIPRLDIKGPNLVKGVHLEGLRVLGRPEDFARFYYQNGADELIYQDAVASLYGRNSLLEIIERTASEIFIPLTVSGGLRSVEDIRTVLRAGADKVAINTAAVNTPELIRAAALAFGSSTIVVSIEAIKQASGKYETYVDYGRESTGVDAYEWALRAADLGAGELLVTSIDQEGTGKGYDLELTRQIAQAVSIPVIALGGAGQLEHIYAVIADGYADAVSLASMLHYEFIHEYQYREGDYQTEGNIEFLQGKRGEFGRKNITGTTIRQIKEYLLERGVDCRLQKETAGA
- a CDS encoding acetyltransferase, which gives rise to MTVKVIGLGAGGHARVIIEILRSNESYDLVGLLDPGPELHGLDVLGVPVLGGDDLLPALVQDNSIHFFIGLGGAGNNLPRQRLYEKALQYNMQPLRVIHPRAIISSTAEIGVGAIIMAGAVVNTCSRLGQNVIVNTNAVVEHDCMIGDHVHIAPGALLASAVRVEKGAHIGIGAVVRQGLIIGEKAIIGAGAVVVEDVSPNTVVVGVPARRLHGGE
- the neuC gene encoding UDP-N-acetylglucosamine 2-epimerase (hydrolyzing); translated protein: MRIIGVVTVGRSDYGIYVPLLHQIQADPELRLHLIVAGMHLSPEFGMTVQQIRADGFRIDEQIEMSLSSDTPEGVAKTIGLGMIGFSQAFARSRPDILIVLGDRFEMHAAALAALPFKIPVAHIHGGEITQGAIDDALRHSMTKLSHLHFVSTQEYARRVIQLGEEPWRVTVSGAPGLDNLRHIQLLTREELFAQFGIPYDEINFLVVTYHPVTLEYEHAEWQTAELLAALKIVNLPVVFSQPNADTGGRVIARMLADFVDAHSNAYMIHNLGTQGYFSMMAHAAAMVGNSSSGIIEAASFELPVVNLGTRQAGRVRGANVIDVEYPREAVLDGIRLALSPQFRADLRGMKNPYREGEAAQIIIAALKKAQFDEKLIVKQFYDFGGDPDIR